A genomic region of Ensifer adhaerens contains the following coding sequences:
- a CDS encoding RidA family protein, protein MTRDAIFPANRHALYEAHRYSAAIRSGDLLFVSGQVGSREDGTPEPDFARQVERAFDNLEATLKAAGATFDDIVDVTSFHTDPENQFETILAVKDRVFSEKPYPNWTAIGVNWLAGFDFEIKVIARIPEKGGAEQERAA, encoded by the coding sequence ATGACACGTGATGCAATCTTTCCCGCCAACCGCCACGCACTCTACGAGGCGCACCGCTATTCCGCCGCCATCCGCTCCGGCGATCTGCTGTTTGTTTCCGGCCAGGTGGGCAGCCGCGAGGACGGCACGCCGGAGCCGGATTTCGCCCGCCAGGTCGAGCGCGCCTTCGACAATCTCGAAGCGACGCTGAAAGCCGCCGGCGCCACCTTTGACGATATTGTCGACGTGACAAGCTTCCATACCGATCCGGAGAACCAGTTCGAAACGATCCTGGCGGTCAAGGACCGCGTCTTTTCCGAAAAACCCTATCCGAACTGGACCGCTATCGGCGTCAACTGGCTCGCCGGCTTCGATTTCGAGATCAAGGTGATCGCGCGGATTCCGGAGAAGGGTGGCGCCGAGCAGGAGCGGGCGGCTTAG
- a CDS encoding adenylate/guanylate cyclase domain-containing protein, whose protein sequence is MNWSKPLRVHLSVLVVALLLLTATPIIWMAFSQGRQAAILAGEKHMREMSLRLIEGYRNALEGGHEAVALASTVPQLAVAPPGDLEPKEQFFLEVLRSVSNATSVYAGYPDGSYLQVINTERDYVRQSLAAPVGTAFAVRLLAHGQDTGTVSTLRFLDGQARQIGERPFERTNFDPRQSPWYQAATKSGGAVSVGPYVTGTLKVPTLALAAPLKGQNGIVVGTNIHLQTVSRLLDAREISPRARSYVIGSDNNLVAHSDPAVMSTILGAWSGGRGADMHSLDPSLDVVARLRKDPAYAGGGLAEADFAGERYLVQMAPVSVSGLFKGSSVAIVVPLQDLVAQANRLLLRNLLIAGGLLVAGVVGSLMLSRVVSRKLYHLADEARRIGDLNFAGKDAPHSWITEINTLGGALSASRRAIVQFALYVPREVVRRIIDPEGGATVRGRRQNVTALFTDVRDFTTISEQHSPEEVVDILSAYFEMLNTVAEQYHGTVIQYLGDSIFVIWNAPVEDPQHIEHGCHCALAMKAAVDRLNETNRKNGRPELFTRFGVHTGPAVVGSFGAIARQQYTAMGDTINVASRLEGLNKEYNTSILVSGAVHAAVADQFDFRAMGMVHVKGRSGGVDLWELVSGKAG, encoded by the coding sequence GTGAACTGGTCCAAGCCTCTCAGAGTGCATCTCAGCGTGCTCGTCGTCGCGCTCCTGCTTCTCACGGCGACGCCGATCATCTGGATGGCGTTCAGCCAGGGACGGCAGGCGGCGATCCTTGCCGGCGAGAAGCATATGCGCGAGATGAGCCTGCGGCTGATCGAGGGATACAGGAACGCGCTGGAGGGTGGCCATGAGGCGGTCGCGCTCGCCTCCACCGTGCCGCAACTGGCCGTCGCACCGCCGGGGGACCTGGAGCCGAAGGAGCAGTTCTTCCTGGAGGTGCTCAGAAGCGTTTCCAACGCGACGAGCGTCTATGCCGGCTATCCTGACGGTTCTTACCTGCAGGTCATCAATACGGAACGGGACTATGTTCGCCAGAGCCTCGCGGCACCGGTGGGCACGGCCTTTGCCGTACGGCTGCTCGCGCATGGGCAGGACACGGGAACCGTTTCGACCCTTCGGTTCCTCGACGGCCAAGCCAGGCAGATCGGGGAGCGCCCGTTCGAGCGGACGAATTTCGACCCGCGGCAGAGCCCCTGGTATCAGGCCGCCACCAAAAGCGGCGGCGCGGTGTCCGTCGGGCCCTATGTCACCGGAACGCTCAAGGTGCCGACCCTGGCGCTGGCGGCGCCGCTGAAGGGCCAAAACGGCATCGTGGTCGGCACGAACATTCACCTGCAGACCGTCAGCCGCCTGCTCGATGCGCGGGAGATATCGCCGCGAGCGCGATCCTATGTCATCGGCAGCGACAACAACCTCGTCGCCCATTCTGATCCCGCGGTCATGAGCACGATCCTTGGCGCATGGTCGGGCGGCCGCGGGGCCGACATGCACAGCCTGGACCCGAGCCTCGACGTCGTCGCGCGGCTGCGCAAGGACCCGGCCTATGCGGGCGGCGGCCTTGCCGAAGCCGATTTCGCCGGCGAACGCTATCTGGTCCAGATGGCGCCGGTCAGCGTTTCCGGCCTGTTCAAGGGCAGCTCGGTCGCAATCGTCGTGCCGCTGCAGGATCTCGTGGCGCAGGCAAACCGGCTGCTGTTGCGCAATCTCCTGATTGCCGGGGGCCTACTGGTGGCGGGCGTCGTCGGCTCGCTCATGCTGTCGCGCGTGGTCAGCCGCAAGCTCTATCATCTTGCCGACGAGGCGCGGCGGATCGGCGACCTGAACTTTGCCGGCAAGGATGCCCCGCATTCCTGGATCACCGAGATCAACACGCTCGGGGGCGCACTTTCCGCCAGCCGTCGCGCCATCGTCCAGTTTGCCCTCTATGTTCCGCGAGAGGTGGTGCGGCGCATCATCGATCCCGAGGGCGGCGCGACCGTCAGAGGCAGGCGGCAAAACGTGACCGCGCTCTTCACCGACGTGCGCGACTTCACGACCATCTCCGAACAGCATTCTCCCGAGGAGGTCGTCGATATCCTCTCGGCCTATTTCGAGATGCTGAACACGGTGGCGGAGCAATACCACGGGACGGTGATCCAGTATCTCGGCGACAGCATTTTCGTCATCTGGAACGCGCCGGTAGAGGATCCGCAGCACATCGAGCATGGTTGTCATTGCGCGCTGGCGATGAAGGCGGCGGTCGACCGCCTGAACGAGACCAACCGCAAGAACGGCCGTCCCGAACTGTTCACGCGGTTTGGCGTGCATACGGGCCCGGCGGTCGTTGGCAGCTTCGGCGCGATTGCGCGCCAGCAATACACGGCGATGGGCGACACGATCAATGTCGCCTCGCGGCTCGAAGGGCTGAACAAGGAGTACAACACCTCGATCCTGGTGAGCGGGGCGGTGCATGCCGCCGTTGCCGATCAATTCGACTTCCGCGCGATGGGCATGGTGCACGTCAAGGGACGCTCCGGAGGGGTCGATCTCTGGGAGCTGGTCAGCGGGAAGGCCGGCTAG
- a CDS encoding deaminase gives MTTETDTYQLLDALLGTMEHGIIPATEKGVAAGNKIFGAALMRKSDLSTVLVETNNETENPLWHGEVHTLKRFYEIEGTERPDSRDLIFLSTHEPCSMCLSAITWAGFDNFFYFFSHEDSRDSFSIPHDLKILKEVFTLEPGGYNRTNAFWKGQSIYKLIDSLPAPQRNELKSRADAIRAKYDDLSAVYQASKDDNAIPLN, from the coding sequence ATGACAACGGAGACCGACACCTACCAACTGCTGGACGCGCTGCTTGGCACCATGGAGCACGGCATCATTCCGGCGACGGAAAAAGGCGTTGCAGCCGGAAACAAGATCTTCGGTGCCGCGCTGATGCGCAAATCCGATCTCTCCACCGTACTCGTCGAAACCAACAACGAGACGGAAAATCCGCTCTGGCATGGCGAAGTGCACACGCTGAAGCGCTTTTACGAGATCGAAGGAACCGAGCGGCCGGACAGCCGCGATCTCATTTTCCTTTCGACGCATGAACCCTGCTCGATGTGCCTTTCGGCGATAACCTGGGCAGGTTTCGACAATTTCTTCTATTTCTTCAGCCACGAGGATTCGCGTGACTCGTTCTCCATTCCCCACGATCTCAAGATCCTGAAGGAGGTCTTCACGCTGGAGCCGGGCGGCTACAACCGGACGAACGCGTTCTGGAAGGGCCAGTCGATCTATAAGCTGATCGACAGTCTGCCGGCGCCGCAGCGCAACGAGCTGAAGTCCCGCGCCGATGCCATCCGCGCCAAGTACGACGATCTCTCCGCCGTCTACCAGGCGAGCAAGGACGACAACGCGATCCCGCTGAACTGA
- a CDS encoding ABC transporter ATP-binding protein yields the protein MAQLILNHLTKHFGGGRPAVADVSLTVREGGFLALLGPSGCGKTTVLRMIAGFEQPSDGSIDFGERRLSDAARALPPERRNMAMVFQSYALWPHMTVAENVGYPLKVRGVSGSAWQRSVGDALALVKLTDYADRRPAALSGGQRQRVALARCLVTSPDVVLLDEPLANLDQHLRKSMEETFRIFHERSGATMIYVTHDQAEAMALATDVAVMSEGRLMQMAPPAEIYARPEGAVVGGLIGRGSVLKLAVPEGAPRALEWPTLRSALAGSGEAGAGNAAVGDVPMRDILVRPEHVRHDGEGMAFRVISCVFEGERFALTLALPDGQALKAYGDRAIMPGETARFVISQGWRL from the coding sequence ATGGCGCAACTGATCCTGAATCATCTCACCAAGCATTTCGGCGGCGGCCGGCCGGCGGTGGCGGATGTATCGCTGACGGTACGAGAAGGCGGCTTCCTGGCGCTGCTCGGGCCGTCGGGCTGCGGCAAGACGACGGTGCTGAGAATGATCGCCGGGTTCGAGCAGCCAAGCGATGGCTCGATCGATTTCGGTGAAAGACGGCTTTCCGACGCGGCACGGGCGCTGCCGCCGGAACGGCGCAACATGGCGATGGTGTTCCAGTCCTATGCGCTGTGGCCGCATATGACGGTGGCAGAAAATGTCGGCTATCCGCTGAAGGTGCGCGGGGTTTCGGGTTCGGCGTGGCAAAGAAGCGTCGGTGATGCGCTGGCGCTGGTGAAACTGACGGACTACGCCGATCGCCGGCCGGCAGCGCTTTCTGGCGGCCAGCGTCAGCGCGTGGCGCTCGCCCGCTGCCTGGTGACCTCGCCGGACGTAGTGCTGCTCGACGAGCCGCTCGCCAACCTCGACCAGCACCTGCGCAAATCGATGGAAGAGACCTTCCGCATCTTCCACGAGCGCTCGGGTGCCACGATGATCTATGTGACACACGACCAGGCCGAGGCGATGGCGCTTGCGACCGATGTCGCCGTGATGTCCGAGGGACGGCTGATGCAGATGGCGCCACCGGCCGAGATCTACGCCAGGCCCGAAGGCGCCGTCGTCGGCGGCCTCATCGGCCGAGGCTCGGTTCTCAAGCTGGCGGTGCCGGAGGGCGCGCCGCGGGCGCTGGAGTGGCCGACGCTGCGGTCAGCACTTGCCGGTAGCGGCGAGGCGGGCGCGGGGAACGCAGCCGTTGGTGACGTGCCAATGCGTGACATTCTCGTGCGCCCGGAGCATGTACGCCACGACGGCGAGGGCATGGCGTTTCGCGTCATCTCCTGCGTGTTCGAAGGCGAACGCTTCGCCCTGACGCTGGCGCTGCCCGATGGCCAGGCGCTGAAGGCCTATGGCGACAGGGCGATCATGCCGGGAGAAACGGCGCGCTTCGTCATCAGCCAGGGGTGGCGGCTCTAG
- a CDS encoding sigma-70 family RNA polymerase sigma factor produces the protein MADSAHEDAAAVFDPLRPQLIRVAYRMLGSVADAEDMVQEAFIRWMGADRTSVREPEAFLRRTVTRLCLDQLKSARLKRETYVGPWLPDPVVEAEPEDDVTLPLMLALERLSPLERAAFLLHDVFGQSFDEVAVTIERDAAACRQLAARARTHVREERPRFQIEQQRGLEFANAFYAASRGGDMKTLGAMLAADVSVHSDGGGKRPAALQPILGFDAVMKVHAQLAVLFAKNGSTLVRAGFINGLPGFVTREADGELQSTALEIADGKVVAIYVVRNPDKLTHLH, from the coding sequence ATGGCGGACAGCGCCCATGAGGACGCAGCGGCGGTGTTCGACCCGCTGCGTCCGCAGCTGATCCGCGTCGCCTACCGCATGCTCGGCTCCGTCGCCGATGCGGAGGACATGGTGCAGGAGGCCTTCATCCGCTGGATGGGGGCCGACCGCACGTCCGTGCGCGAGCCCGAAGCGTTCCTGCGCCGCACCGTCACGCGGCTCTGCCTCGACCAGTTGAAATCCGCGCGGCTGAAGCGCGAGACCTATGTCGGTCCCTGGCTGCCTGATCCCGTCGTCGAGGCGGAGCCGGAGGACGACGTCACCCTGCCCCTGATGCTGGCACTCGAACGGCTGTCGCCGCTGGAACGCGCCGCCTTCCTGCTGCACGACGTCTTCGGCCAGAGCTTCGACGAGGTGGCCGTGACGATCGAGCGCGATGCCGCCGCCTGCCGCCAGCTGGCGGCCCGTGCCCGCACCCATGTGCGCGAGGAACGCCCCCGCTTCCAGATCGAGCAGCAGCGCGGCCTCGAATTTGCCAACGCCTTCTACGCCGCCTCGCGCGGCGGCGACATGAAGACGCTCGGCGCTATGCTTGCAGCCGACGTCAGCGTCCATTCCGACGGTGGCGGCAAACGCCCGGCCGCCCTGCAGCCGATCCTCGGCTTCGATGCTGTGATGAAGGTGCACGCGCAGCTGGCCGTCCTCTTTGCCAAAAACGGCTCGACCCTGGTACGCGCCGGCTTCATCAACGGCCTGCCGGGCTTTGTGACCCGAGAGGCCGACGGCGAGCTGCAATCGACCGCCCTCGAAATCGCGGACGGCAAGGTGGTGGCGATCTATGTGGTGCGCAACCCGGACAAGCTCACGCATCTGCATTAG
- a CDS encoding glutathione S-transferase family protein — translation MKLYQGMGPNSYRVRIFMAEKGISLPMVDVDFGKGEHKAPEFLAVNSLGQIPVLELDDGTIITESVAICRYLEETKREPQLFGHDAVSRAKVEMWNRRAELVILGTVGNVALHSDAFFAERLTQFPAFAETERVAVPKKWGWLDDELSDGRPYLAGEEFSIADITAGVTAWLCDVFGMEIPASAKNVQRWLERVRSRPSFEA, via the coding sequence ATGAAGCTTTATCAGGGCATGGGCCCGAATTCGTATCGCGTTCGCATCTTCATGGCGGAGAAGGGGATTTCGCTGCCGATGGTGGATGTCGATTTCGGCAAGGGCGAGCACAAGGCGCCGGAGTTCCTGGCAGTCAATTCGCTCGGCCAGATCCCGGTGCTCGAACTCGACGACGGCACGATCATCACCGAGAGCGTCGCGATCTGCCGCTATCTCGAAGAGACCAAGCGTGAGCCGCAGCTTTTCGGTCATGACGCCGTCAGCCGCGCCAAGGTCGAGATGTGGAACCGTCGCGCCGAACTGGTCATCCTCGGCACCGTCGGCAATGTGGCCCTGCATTCGGATGCCTTCTTCGCCGAGCGGCTGACGCAGTTTCCGGCCTTTGCCGAGACCGAGCGGGTGGCGGTGCCGAAGAAGTGGGGCTGGCTCGACGACGAGCTCTCCGATGGTCGGCCCTATCTCGCCGGCGAGGAGTTTTCGATCGCCGACATCACCGCCGGCGTCACCGCCTGGCTCTGCGACGTCTTCGGCATGGAAATCCCGGCATCGGCGAAAAACGTCCAGCGCTGGCTGGAGCGGGTGCGCTCGCGGCCGAGCTTTGAGGCTTAG
- a CDS encoding malate:quinone oxidoreductase, with translation MDAFLKIAGAVVVVVSLAIALQATVPSFGWLGIVLALQSAAPTIGAGIALAAFGSLLAQLKKIRLATERQADLFQSIVERRSQPAAE, from the coding sequence ATGGACGCGTTTCTGAAAATTGCCGGGGCGGTGGTCGTTGTCGTATCGCTGGCGATCGCGCTGCAGGCAACCGTGCCGTCGTTCGGCTGGTTGGGCATTGTCCTTGCCTTGCAGTCGGCAGCACCCACCATCGGCGCAGGTATCGCGCTTGCGGCCTTCGGCTCATTGCTCGCACAGCTCAAGAAAATTCGCCTCGCCACCGAACGCCAGGCCGATCTGTTTCAGTCGATCGTGGAACGCCGCAGCCAACCGGCCGCGGAATAG
- a CDS encoding ABC transporter permease has translation MLERSDARSRSRWLRFPFQGRTIGVSKVRAGASPAAEPRWLVPFVFACLLLLCLLPLFSLAKAGFAGLVSGRSIGVLTEPATFAAIRNTLITATGGMVVSVVIGALFAFSVALTDVRGKLMLSFAFMLPMMIPPQVTALAWVEMTGPASPLLKTLGIAPPLGSPQPLYSLAGISLLFGVQHAPLVFLALKAGLSAAPRDGVEAARLAGATPFRVFRDIVAPLSLPGLIAGAAIAFVSGVGNFGIPAILGIPAGIEVLPTLIYTRLASFGAGTFGEIALLSSLIALIAAAGLILQQRALAGRDYRIIGISGANAAFSLGRFRVVVELALVAILFLVLVAPLSALVASSLVPAYGVPLNWQTVSLRAYEEILFRQAMTLKALGNSMFLATGAALGLLAVSVPAAYLMTRRKGWLADTLGILIEIPYALPGIVLAVAFILTFAAALPLLNVSLYGTIWIILIAYFSSFLAVSLKPVMSAFLQMDPSLEEAARLSGAGFLQRMRDVILPLVAPAAGAAIILVFLIAANELTVSALLWSAGTQTLGVAIFNLDDSGSSDLAAALSVLVVVMVVALMAALEALARYLPEGVLPWRN, from the coding sequence ATGCTGGAACGTAGTGATGCGCGCAGCCGGTCCCGCTGGCTGCGCTTTCCCTTTCAGGGCCGGACGATCGGCGTGTCCAAGGTGCGGGCAGGGGCGAGCCCTGCTGCGGAGCCGCGCTGGCTGGTGCCCTTCGTTTTCGCCTGCCTGCTTCTCCTCTGCCTGCTGCCGCTCTTCAGCCTGGCGAAGGCCGGCTTCGCAGGGCTCGTCTCTGGCCGGTCGATTGGCGTGCTCACGGAGCCGGCGACCTTTGCGGCGATCCGCAACACGCTGATAACGGCGACCGGCGGCATGGTCGTCTCCGTCGTCATCGGCGCGCTCTTTGCCTTCTCGGTGGCGCTGACGGATGTGCGCGGCAAGCTCATGCTTAGCTTCGCCTTCATGCTGCCGATGATGATCCCGCCGCAGGTGACGGCGCTTGCCTGGGTGGAGATGACGGGGCCGGCGAGCCCGCTGTTAAAGACGCTCGGGATCGCACCGCCGCTCGGAAGCCCGCAGCCGCTCTATTCGCTGGCTGGCATCTCGCTGCTTTTCGGCGTCCAGCATGCGCCGCTGGTCTTCCTGGCGCTGAAAGCCGGGCTTTCCGCCGCGCCGCGCGACGGGGTGGAGGCGGCACGGCTTGCCGGGGCCACGCCATTTCGCGTCTTTCGCGACATCGTCGCGCCGCTGTCGTTGCCGGGGTTGATTGCAGGTGCTGCTATCGCCTTCGTTTCCGGCGTCGGCAATTTCGGCATTCCGGCAATCCTCGGCATTCCCGCGGGGATCGAGGTGCTGCCGACCCTGATCTATACGCGGCTCGCAAGTTTCGGCGCCGGCACCTTCGGCGAGATCGCCCTGCTTTCCAGCCTGATCGCCTTGATCGCCGCCGCCGGGCTGATCCTGCAACAGCGGGCGCTTGCGGGGCGGGACTATCGCATCATCGGGATTTCCGGCGCCAATGCCGCCTTTTCGCTCGGGCGTTTCCGCGTGGTCGTCGAACTGGCCCTCGTGGCAATCCTGTTTCTCGTGCTGGTGGCGCCGCTGTCAGCCCTTGTCGCAAGCTCGCTGGTGCCAGCCTATGGCGTGCCGCTCAACTGGCAGACCGTGTCGCTGCGCGCTTACGAAGAAATCCTCTTCCGCCAGGCGATGACGCTGAAGGCGCTTGGCAATTCGATGTTCCTTGCGACCGGCGCAGCACTCGGCCTGCTCGCGGTCTCCGTGCCGGCTGCCTATCTCATGACCCGGCGCAAGGGGTGGCTGGCGGATACGCTCGGCATTCTCATCGAAATTCCCTATGCGCTGCCGGGCATCGTGCTGGCGGTCGCCTTCATCCTAACCTTTGCAGCAGCGCTGCCTCTGCTCAACGTTTCGCTCTACGGCACGATCTGGATCATCCTCATCGCCTATTTTTCCTCGTTCCTCGCCGTCAGCCTCAAGCCTGTCATGAGCGCCTTCCTGCAGATGGATCCGTCGCTGGAGGAGGCGGCGCGTCTCTCGGGTGCGGGTTTCCTGCAGCGCATGCGCGACGTGATCCTGCCGCTGGTGGCGCCGGCCGCCGGCGCTGCGATCATCCTCGTCTTTCTGATTGCCGCCAACGAGCTGACGGTTTCGGCGCTGCTCTGGTCTGCCGGCACCCAGACGCTCGGCGTTGCCATCTTCAACCTCGACGACAGCGGCTCGTCAGACCTTGCGGCCGCGCTCTCGGTGCTTGTCGTGGTGATGGTCGTCGCCCTGATGGCCGCACTCGAGGCGCTCGCAAGATATCTTCCCGAAGGCGTGCTGCCATGGCGCAACTGA
- a CDS encoding carboxymuconolactone decarboxylase family protein, translating into MTAKIDLFAAAPQLMKSWTSVSMAVAASLDATVIELVKIRASQINGCANCINMHTQEAREKGETEQRIYLLSAWREAPCYSDRERAALGWTEALTRLSEGHTHESAYQVLKDHFTEEEQVKLTLMINVINGWNRLAVGFGLWVDPAAAKAAAQAAA; encoded by the coding sequence ATGACTGCCAAGATCGACCTTTTCGCCGCTGCCCCGCAACTGATGAAGAGCTGGACCAGTGTCTCGATGGCCGTCGCCGCGAGCCTGGACGCGACCGTCATCGAACTCGTCAAGATCCGCGCCTCGCAGATCAACGGCTGCGCCAACTGCATCAACATGCACACGCAGGAAGCCCGGGAAAAGGGCGAGACGGAACAGCGCATCTACCTGCTTTCGGCCTGGCGCGAGGCGCCCTGCTATTCCGATCGCGAGCGCGCCGCGCTAGGCTGGACCGAAGCGCTGACGCGTCTGTCTGAAGGCCACACTCACGAATCGGCCTATCAGGTGCTGAAGGATCATTTCACCGAGGAGGAACAGGTGAAGCTCACGCTGATGATCAACGTCATCAACGGCTGGAACCGTCTCGCCGTCGGCTTCGGCCTCTGGGTCGACCCGGCCGCCGCCAAGGCCGCCGCACAGGCTGCCGCCTGA
- a CDS encoding ABC transporter substrate-binding protein, which produces MKSFVSVLAGALVAGLLSTAAYAEKLVLYTSQPNEDAQATVDAFQAVNPGIEVEWVREGTTKIMAKLMAEIEAGNPVADVLLIADTVTMQRLKEAGHLADYKSPEAANFDAALYDADGAYYSTKMITTGIVYNTSAAMKPAGWQDLAKSGAKGLVTMPSPLTSGAALIHAQTLTGIDGLGWDYYKALAANGATAAGGNGGVLKAVATGEKAYGMLVDFMAIREKAKGARVEFVFPAEGVSAVTEPVGILKTAKNLDAAKKFVDFLLSEEGQKAAVKMGYIPARNGVALPEGYPARETIKVLPVNAAEAVKNSDADLKTFSGIFGTN; this is translated from the coding sequence ATGAAATCGTTCGTTTCCGTCCTTGCCGGCGCGCTGGTCGCAGGCCTGCTTTCGACCGCGGCTTACGCCGAAAAACTGGTGCTCTATACAAGCCAGCCGAACGAGGATGCGCAGGCGACGGTCGACGCGTTCCAGGCGGTAAATCCGGGCATTGAGGTGGAGTGGGTGCGCGAAGGCACGACCAAGATCATGGCCAAGCTGATGGCCGAGATCGAGGCGGGCAATCCGGTCGCCGACGTGCTGCTCATCGCCGACACCGTGACGATGCAGCGGCTGAAGGAAGCAGGCCATCTCGCCGACTACAAGTCGCCGGAAGCGGCGAACTTCGACGCAGCTCTCTATGATGCGGACGGTGCCTATTACTCCACCAAGATGATCACGACCGGCATCGTCTACAACACGTCCGCCGCCATGAAGCCCGCGGGCTGGCAGGACCTGGCGAAGTCGGGGGCCAAGGGTCTCGTCACCATGCCGAGTCCGCTGACCTCAGGTGCGGCTCTGATCCATGCGCAGACGCTGACCGGCATCGACGGTCTCGGCTGGGATTATTACAAGGCGCTTGCCGCAAACGGTGCGACGGCTGCCGGCGGCAATGGCGGCGTGCTGAAGGCAGTTGCAACTGGCGAGAAGGCCTATGGCATGCTCGTCGATTTCATGGCGATCCGCGAGAAGGCCAAGGGCGCGCGTGTCGAGTTCGTCTTCCCGGCCGAGGGCGTGTCTGCCGTGACCGAGCCGGTCGGCATCCTGAAGACCGCCAAGAACCTGGATGCTGCCAAGAAGTTCGTTGACTTCCTGCTGTCCGAGGAAGGCCAGAAGGCGGCGGTGAAGATGGGCTATATCCCGGCCCGCAACGGCGTGGCGCTGCCTGAGGGCTATCCGGCGCGCGAGACGATCAAGGTGCTGCCGGTCAACGCCGCTGAAGCCGTGAAGAATTCCGACGCGGATCTCAAAACCTTCTCCGGCATCTTCGGCACGAACTGA
- a CDS encoding TetR/AcrR family transcriptional regulator: MARSRQETMEENRAKLIAAGRKAFAEKGYAAASMDELTADVGLTRGALYHNFGDKRGLLAAVVTQIDGEMAARAKEIGADAAAGDHWQAMLAEGAAYIEMALDPEVQRIVLLDGPAVLGDPSKWPSQNSCLVATQRSVEQLLDKGILKPVDPEAAARLLSGAALNAALWVAASDEPKTVLPKAIDAFRAMATGLLAGR, translated from the coding sequence ATGGCCAGAAGCCGCCAGGAAACGATGGAGGAAAACCGCGCGAAGCTGATTGCGGCGGGCCGAAAGGCTTTTGCGGAAAAGGGCTATGCCGCCGCCTCGATGGATGAACTGACGGCCGATGTCGGGCTGACGCGCGGCGCGCTCTATCACAATTTCGGCGACAAGCGCGGGCTCCTGGCCGCGGTCGTAACCCAGATCGACGGCGAAATGGCCGCCCGCGCCAAGGAGATCGGCGCAGATGCTGCAGCCGGCGACCACTGGCAGGCGATGCTTGCCGAGGGAGCCGCTTATATCGAGATGGCACTCGATCCCGAGGTCCAGCGGATCGTGCTGCTCGATGGCCCGGCCGTGCTCGGCGATCCCTCGAAATGGCCGAGCCAGAACAGCTGCCTCGTGGCGACGCAGCGGTCGGTGGAGCAGCTGCTGGACAAGGGCATCCTGAAGCCGGTGGATCCCGAAGCGGCAGCCAGGCTGCTCAGCGGTGCCGCGCTCAACGCCGCCCTCTGGGTCGCCGCCAGCGATGAGCCGAAGACGGTTCTGCCGAAAGCGATCGACGCCTTCCGCGCCATGGCAACCGGCCTGCTGGCGGGTCGCTGA